The stretch of DNA TTATGAATGAATTCAATTACAATTTACAATTTCAAACACTGAGGTAATAAAATATTTGATGAGTATGTTTATTTATGGAAGTAACATGTCCACAAGCCATAAAATgttgatttgaaaatatttacataattagAGTACAAGCTGCAACAGATGGCTGACCACACCCTGATAAATTTTGTTCGATTGCTCCAAAATATGAATGTAATATACTTGCCATGCTATAGTATAAAAGAGAAGGACAAAGAGAtatcaaagaaacaaacaaaaaacatttaacagGAAAAAGTAGCATTTCTTTTACATTATTTGTTCACAACTCCCTAAgttttagcaaatattttccaaTACACTTCAAAGACTTTTTGAATCTACAACGTCTCACAAGCCCCCAaaatttgcagggttttttcttgttgttgttagttttttgggttttgttgcttttgggtttttttttttttaaatcaggtgcTAGGTCAACATTGCTTTGCATGTAATTTTATGCTACTACCTAGAATGCAAATCAGCTTGAGAATTCGTTATTATTTGCACCACAAAAATGCAGACCTTTATATAAACTTGTTTACAATGAGTCTGAGTTTCTGACTACCATAGTTTAAAGGCAACACAGCAGCCCAttcagagaaaacacaaaaacCTCTCATTTCATAACTCAATTTAGAATTTGCCTGACCTGAAATCATATGAAAGTTTTTGACaatatttcctttcctccttttcgtTCAACCTTTACTTTGCCCAAGTGTCTACCTCATGCAGAATCTCTACTTGCTcatttcctcctctgctcccgAAGTACTAAGTGTCTTCTCTCTCAAACTACGTGATTAACTGTGAAGTTACAGTCCACCTATATTTGGCTGTAAAGGTTCTGTTCCTGTTCCAGTCCAGAAgctgacaatattttaaaatactggccAAGATAGTAGACAGTTTCATCAAGAAACAAAGCTGAAACAAAGTGCCTGGCATACCATGGAGAAGATAAGTTTGAAGCAATAACAAGAGAAGGAACAGATCTTCTCagttaatgtggttttttttaaacctatcaCGTTGTTTATGCTATTCATGCTATTGAGTAGTTCTTAGGGTAGCTAGCTGCAGCATCAACTTATATACATTAAGAACACTTCCATTTCATAGCAGAATTTGAGTTCATTCACAAAACTGAACACTTGTTCTGCTCCTAGACAAATCTCAAACAGAGATTTGGCTAAGCTTTCAAAATGTTAAATACTCAGACAAAATATATCAAGGATTTTTCAGTTTACAGACAGTTGCAGAGAGAAAACACACACGTTTCTGGGTTGgcacaataaaaccaaaatatattgcTGTAGAAGAAAACGTTCATGCCAGGAAGAAACGTTCAAGCCAAGAAATTTGTTAAATTACAACACTAGAATTATAAACAAATATGGCCAGGCATGGATTTTATCATCCTTAAACAGCCTTTACCTGACTTCTTACTGAATGCCTTAATAAAAAGAGGTGGGCGATTTAAGCTGAACATGGAACATCTTTGCATCCCTTATTTCACATATATAATTTTAATGCTACATCCTTTAGTAGACTAAAGCAtatgtgaaatggaaaatatcTTCCCAAACTCAAGTTTCACTAGAGCAACACGGCGGGCAGGGAGGGTCACATACCACTTTCTAAAGAGGAATCAGTTATCAGCGTTCCTTTAAAGAAGGTGAAGAAGGGTATTTAAGTCTTTATCCAATTATATTGGATATAGTTCCAAGACAGTTCCACTGATTACCAACTGTCGCTAAACCAAACCATGCTTCTATATTCTCTGTTGCTGAGATGTCCATAGAAGTCTGCCTGAAGAACATGAAAGAACTGTAAGTCTTAAAGCTCAGTACAGTTCCTGCACTTGAAATATAAGAGCCATTTATATGGCAAACATGGAACATGAGGTAGCAATTCTTGGTATTCCATttggtatttttaattacttcagaCTAACATCAAacttactgtgttttctttcagaatcGCTAGAAGACAAATGTCAAAAAATGGCATGTGAATGTGACCGTGAAGCTGCCAAATGTTTTTCTAAAGCTCCCTATCACACAAAATACCTTTTGTGGCCAGACTTTATGTGTGATGAGATTCAGCCTTTGTGTAGATATTAGGTATACAACATCAGTCTTTATGAAAACTCTGTATGTATTTATatctaaaatgacttttttttgtcgCGATAGTGACAACAAATGATTTTCCCCTTTCCTGATCCTCCTTCCTGCCATCTGAGCCTCTTCACCCCAGAATGACCAAAGTCAACATTTATCCTCTTATTTACCTTCTACAATGTATGGACTAAAAGCAAGTTCATTAGTTCTGTGTAAGCTTTTATTGACTACATAGGAATTTGAGTTTATAAGCTTAAGGAGTAACTGACTTAAAATTATTTCGTTTATATTCACATTCACAGGTTTTTCAGATTCATAATATCATTCACTGTAAACTTTTCATCCCCCCTCCACTGGCTACAAGATACAAATCAAACTCTTCCACTAACATTTACCTTAACATTTGTTAACTTTGAACTGACTGGAAGAAATGCATGAAGTGACAGTGTAAGCACAAAGAACTCTCTCATCCATATTAAACACTTATTACGAAGCCTAATTTAACTTTTGCATCTCATTCACCTTAAGTAGTGCTACCTGTATTAAAAATTGCCtaatacaattctttttttctagtatttactttttaaatacagttttctaaTAAGTTGTTCATTTGATATGGCTCAAGATCCTTACTTTACGTACACCTTGAGTTTCCTGTAGGCACAGGGAGAAGTTCTACCCTTAAAACTTCAGAGCCAGATTTAAAAGTGCAAATGCAAACTATCACCAAGACAGATACATGAAAAAAGTAGCAGTTACTGGGATCAACTGCCTTTCCTGTAAGTGCTTGATCTTGGACAGCATGAGTTTGCAAAGTTCAGAAGTGTATATACCTCATAAGGATGTAAAGATGGTTTTAGCTAGGGTCACTTCATAGTTTTCTGAAACCTTTTAGGACGAGAAATCTGTAACATGAATTGCTGAATAATACACTTTTTCATAACTGCcaattttaacagtttaaaaacCAGGAGTTTAATGTCTGCTTTCATCCACCTCACTTAAAACTGCCTGGCTACAGAACAAATTTACACAAGTCAAAGCTAATGACAAGTacttcaatataaaaaaaaaaaaaaaaaacaacacttcttTAGGAAGGACGAAGATTTCAAAAGaggtctttaattttaaaaaatattcatagGCAAATTTAAAGTTCATATTAATGATACAAatcaaaaaaataaacccaaaacaatGTAGAATGCAAGGGGACAAAACTCTTGAAAAAAATCTAACTTTTGCTTCAGTCAAAAACCATCCATTAACAAATGGCAATCCTGTTTATACAAAATAACTTTCCAGTCAATATTAGCTCACAGATCTGGATACACACATTATATTGCATGAAGATGTAATTACAGTGTCAGGTCACTTTTCCAAAATAATCCTTTTAAGGGATAACCCTGAATTTAAGAATTAGCAACGGACTTCAAGAGGAGAGCATTAAAGAAGCTATTGATGAAGTCTAACTGATCTGAGTaagaaattttgaattttttaaaaaaaaaaaaaaataaaatcagtgtagCTGTTGAGAAGACACTGATTTTAAGGCAGGCTTGAGAATAACCAGAATGCTCAAGACAGAATGGAGAAGTTTGATTTGATCAAAAATAGGGTGACATGACTGTGTAACTTTTACATAGCTAAATtaggaatgtaatttttttttccgaTAGAAAATTCCTTTCAGATAACAAAGCCCATCCTCAGAGTTAGAATCAGCTGGTTTAAGAGTAACTTACCTTAAGGCTTTTTTGTATGTTTAAGTTAACATAATCCACCACTTTCACTGCCACATATATAAAGAAGCAAAGCTTATTTCAAACATCCATTTTTAGAAGCTAAACAGCTCAAAAGTTCCAATTCCAGTCACTGCACTTGTGTCTCCAGACGCCTTACTTCTTTAACCACAAGATCAATGTTTATAATTGGGTTAAAGTACAAGGCCCAGTAAAACAAACAATTGCAGACAAACTGAGGAATAAAAGGCCAAAAAATGGCAACAAAAAGACCCTGGGTTGAGACTTTCCAGAAATGTCTCCACATTCGGTGAGGAATAGTcctgtgaaaaaggaaaaggagaggcttAGAAGgactttccattttgtttttaccCATTCTAAGAAAAGCTAATATGTGCTGCAGCCTCAAACTATTTAGCACTTACTCAGGTACCAGTAAAACATCATTTTGCACTCCAgaaaaactttcttaaaatacagtaacaCTAGATTTTATATGAGGAAGCATTAAGTCAATTTATTCAGAACAAAAAGCACAGCAAGTTTAAGTGGTCAAATTCCAGATTTGTCATAGATTTTTTCCATATACCCTGTTCGTTTTTGAACGTGCTCTGCCCTCTAGCTGCTGGCAGAGAAAGTGAAAACCCAGTATACACCAAAACAAGGATTCCTCCTATGCAAGTTCTAAAAACTATAAATGAAAGATCACAGCAATtatgaaataatattaatatGCTTGAATTAAGGCTAAAGCAGTAACTGAAAACAGCAATTTCCATCACCTATGAAAAATAATATCAGTGTAACTAAACTTATTTATGATCCTGAGGACTCCTCCTTTAATAACTATATTGTAAGCATATCATGACAAAATTCTTATGTATTTAGTTCTCAGCTGACAGCTAATACCAGTTACCATAAAAGGCAATTCTCAAGGTAAGAGTTAATATTTACCCAATGGTTAAGAACATACTTATTACCGTTACTGCATTTGCTACATCTGATCAGTAAAACAGCTGTAAGAAACCCTTTCAAGtattcacagaaataaagataTTCAAGAGTGAGTACTAGTATACATGCGGATTCAGATTCACATGTTCTTATTAACCTCAGAGTTGTGGTTAGACACATTTCAGTGAGCAGCTGTGAAATGGTAAGACTCTTACTTTCTATTTATAAGGCCATGTACTTCCTACCCTCTTCAACAAGCTCAGTAAGACTTACTTCAATTCTCTTCTTGACCAGAGCCTCCAAAAGGAGAGTAATTCCAGAACAGAGAGCAACATGGCATTTACAATTATAAATCTTGATGTCCAGTAGTGCATATCCAACCAATCCCAAGCAAATTCAGCTATCAACTGGTatggcaaaaataaatacttcacaATGAATTCTCTCCACTGTTTCCAAGAAGGATCTTTAAGGTCCTGTAAATTAGGATAAAAAGACTGTTGGTCAATTTCCTATTAAACAGACACAATACTAGCTTATTTCCACTacttttttgttgaaaaattgttttttcatacATTGAAAGCAGTAACTTATCTTTACTATACTTTCTGGTAGATAATACTATCACCCAGTAATCTCCATTAGATCAGAATAAAATATGAGAGACAGACCTTATAATGTCGTTTGTTAAAATACAGCCTTTCTATAGTAATGtgaacttcaaaaaaatcagtttcacagATTTAAAGTCTTAAAAGCCTTAAATCAATCTTATTAAAGGTAATGGTCACAACACTGGTGATCACATACAATAAAATTAAGGAACCACTTAGCttgtaggacttttttttttttaagttgtattGTAAAGAGATGAAATGGTGAATAATTACATCATGTGGTTTTATGCTGCTAGTCTTAAAACGTTTGTAACTAAAGCAAGTAGCGTATTTAATGTTTTGAACACTTACTAGTAGTTTTGTGACAATATCTTCATACTTATCTTCTTGCGTAGGGCAAATTGTGTGGATGAAAGGTAGGAAAGCTTCTGCGTAATCAAACAAATATAGGTATAACATACTGAGTCTTGGAGAACTCTTCAGTGCATACAGAAGAAAGAGTGATTTTCCTGGATTTACTGCCTGAAAGGTATCAAATTAACAAgtttcaaacaatgaaaaaataaactgaaagggACATACCAGTTCTTAGATTTTTCTGACAATCATTTTTCAAAAGATCTTTTTTCAAATACAACAGTTCATTAAACTGAGCAGTTTTTCAAAAGGTAATTCTACTACCTTTACACTCCTCCTGGCtttaagaaaactttcttttagagatgttattttaaaaatacttaatatacATGACAGACTTTGTATAAAATTTACCTTATATTCCCAAAGGTTCTGTGGTGGTTTAACACCTAAAGTTTTCACACATTCCAGTTCTGCCAAAATAGCTTTTCTATGGTTATTGTTCTCTATACTGTAAGGCTCTTTCGTGAAATCCTCCTCTGTCAGTGTTAGAAGGAGTCTACAAAAGCAGAAGAATTCAGAAGGTAAACAGTGCCTCTTCACCAAAAAGATACGACTAAGAAATTAGCAATTACATACTGAAACAATAAGCTACTCATAGAAGTTATCACCTTTTGGATTACATTCCATATCAAGTGTTCTGAATCAACTGCATCTCAGAGCCTGGGTTTTAAATATCCttcttttcaagttttcttttgcCTGCTTTCAGCATGCAAATTTATCAGCTTGTTGGCTATTATTGAATACAGTTCTTCAGTACTTCACAGATCTAGTCTGGTCTCCCGAAATCAAACCTAGAGCTCTTGGGTGGAATGCAACAATGCATATAGCATATGCATAttttcacaggaaagaaaaggtgGAAGGGGTGGATAATACATTAGTAGAATTTTACTTTCAGTATCATTTCAGTCTGCattgtcagcattttaaaaagttagGAAATTTTCAGTTAGTTTGCTTAGTATCTACTACTAAAGTTTTCAACTACAAGTGTTAAAACTTCCCCTGAATTTTACTCTGATACTTCAACAGAATATTCCCACAATCTATGGAACGAAGTGCAGTCATTTCACAATATACTGTCCCTAATGAAAGCTATCCAGTAGTCCAATCAAATGACAGCTGTTCTTGACAGCTGGCCTCTCACCTTCCATTCACTTTCTCCagtaaaaatctttctttataaTGTGAAGCCCATGGGCCTAGCTGCTCTAGCCAAAGTATCACTTCCTCAGCAGTCCATTTAGCAACAGGCTTGTGGACAAGAAGATCTTCTTCAAATTCTCTGCTACTCCAGTGATATCCAAGTAGAACTACCTATAggttagatttaaaaaaaaaaaaaaaaaaaaaagaaaaagaaaaagaaaaaaagagatcctTTACCTGCAAAGCAAATATATTAATGATACAAATAAACATGCATTAAGGGGCTTGACATGTGGAATCTTCTATTTTACGGACCCTAGAATATTCAGGTTATAAGAAATTATCTCGAAGTTTTACCCAATTTGCCTAACTTTTGTTTGCTGTATAATGCAATTGTAGTTCCTGACAGACAACTCTGAATACTACCTTATTTACTCCGCTCAGCTGAAGTCTCTTCCGTGCTGATGATCTTTTTTATGTGCATGTAATTTAAGTGTATGTGATTGCATGCTTAATGAAGTAAATATGGAAAACCAATCAGGTGAAACTTACTGCTACACAAGTTAAAGCTGTCAGAACGCCTGAGAAAAACCCTCCTCCTCGAGGATTAATTCTTCCTGTGTTCAGAACTGTAGGGGTCTGGTCATTCCCATATTTTTGGAAGGTTGCTAAGCTGCGTGCTACATCACTGTTTTGTTGaatatcttcttttctttgttcaatGGCATCAGAAAATAGCTTTTCAATAACATCcctaatgagaaaaatatttgtcattgtaCTATAACCATTGAGGCTGAACATTCAGAAAAGGGACGaattttttgatttttgttttccagcccCTACTAAAGACTGTCATCtttgaaagcaagaaaacattaGTTATTAATAGTTAGTAAAGTTAAACTTAAATCAATTACTTCCAAACAACATTTTCCTTAGCTTCTAAAGATAGAGAAAGTTAAaatatcacattaaaaaaaatgcttatttcttaTATAAAACTAGAATTGTGTGTGCTACTGGCAAGCCTTGATTATTCAAAAATGCTAAGCAAAAGACAACACAAAAGCCTACTATCTATTTATTAAGATATTATTAACCTAAGATAAAGTATTATTAACACAAGAACTTGTGCGCAATTCAAGACAGCAAATCGATATTTCTAGCTTTGTTCAGCAATAAGATCACATTTCTTCCTATAAATAATTCctattacagaaataattacacAATTATCAAAGATCATTCTAACTTACAGTTATTACAAAACAACCAGCTGTATTAAAAGATGCAAGTGTCTCAATACTAAAAAAGgatccctcctctccatcccccaaaaaatccagaaagggaaaaaaaaaacccacaaaacccagaaCAAGGCCAATCAACCCGCCCCTTAGTTCTATGCAGCAAAATGTGCTTGAACCGTTCAGTACAAGTGCAGAACATGAAAGACTTCATGATTTAAACGTCCTTGCGACAATTCAGATTACCAAAATACAAAAATCTGCAGCAAACTGAAGAAACCAGACAATTAATTTCAGTGGTTTTAGAAATCCAAAAATGGCATAGTACACTCACCTGAGGAGGATGTTGACTTTGGGGAATCCCTCCCATTTTTCTCTGCATTCGGGGCATTCGTTCTTCTTGGACGATACCCACCACAAGGCTAGGCAATGTCTACAGAAACTATGCCCACAGTTCAGGGTGGTGGGATTGACCAGAATGTCATAACAGCAGTGGCAAAGGAACTCACTAACTGATACCTGCCGACCAATCTCAGGAGTAGCACGTGTTTCAACTTTTGCCCTCTCTGTTTCACCTTGTAAAGTCTcatcttcttccattttcttttatgcCTTATGCAAACAGAAAGCTCTCTTAGATCTTCAAACCAGGTAAAGCATTACTTCTGCAAAGCAAGAAGATAAATGTcattaagaaaaaagttactaTAGAAGTTTAGAATTGCAAGCAgtataatttatcattttaattcttttgtggCTCTAACGGTTTTAAACTTTTTAACTAACTTAGCTCTCCCCAAAATGAAACATGATCTTCTACTTTTTCAACAACATATTCATTGCAAACTACAATCAAAACCAGATTCTAGGTATAAACAGCTGAGCTCAATCTCcctatattttctcttcctgtgttACATAACACATGACAgtgaaacaaaaaacctcactaATTATGATTCAGATGACTTCAGATGATCTTTAATCACGGTTTCAGCAAAAGACACCAATCAAAAGAAACATCATTAGAAAATACCATTACAGAATCCAAAAATAAAACACCAGTATAATGTAATGATCTAATTTACTCCATCACTATTCCTTCCAAGCATATGGAATAAAACATTGCTAACAAAGGTCAATGCTAGATATTGCTGGgcaatgttaaaaacaaaaaaaaaaattaaatccacaAAGTCATATGCTTCAGAATTATAAAAGATTGATCTGGATTGATCTGCTTGCCATCTCACCGAAGGACTGAACTCCGAATTAACTTTACTGGTAATTACTCTTTGctagtatttcagaaaatgcaCAAATTAGAAGAGTTTAAGATTGTTCCAAGCTTACCAAAAATATAAACCTATTTGTTTGACATTCCTACTATATTCTCTCAGATGGCTGTATCtagtttcttaagaaaaacacTGATCCAGATCACTTACTCACTTACTTACCAGTCATGGTATGTTAGAAGCTATCAAAACCTATACAATTTTCATCTCAGGCACTACCAAACCAAAATATGCTTACACTTTCCACTATGTGGCTCCTGCTTACTACCAAGTAACCATCTTTACATCCAGATGAAGCACAAAGAGGTAAGCATGCAAGTcggtaaagaataaaaaaatacaagcagtACAGAAATACAAACCAATAGTGCAACTAGGATCCTCAGACTGCTTACAAACGTGTCTTTTCCCAGGAAAGCAAAGACTGTTggctttctaaaagaaaaacctaaaactCCACTTACAAGAcgagaaataaaaacaaggttTTGCACCTAAGAACATTCTTCGAGTTTTCCTGGAAGAGAGAGACAACGGGACTTCTGTGGGTGCAAAAATATTTCACGACTCAGTCTCTGCACCAAATAAGAGAAGGGCAGAAGTAGAAAGCTTACTAGCTCCTGTCCTGCCTCCTCTTTCGACTTCAGCCTGCTTCCTCCCCGCTGCGCTGCTACCAAAACCGAGACACCGATGCCCCGGGCCTGCAGCGACGTGACGGTCGTCTCCTCCCCCCCCGGCAAGGCAGGGCCCATCTGCCCGGCGCCACCAGCTCACCCCCTGCCACGCTCCCAGCAGCGAGGGGAGCCCAGCGAAACGCCACCGTTCAGGCACCCCCGCGCAGCAAGCACAGGCGAAGGTTCCGCGGTGCCCAGCCTCAGCCATAGGCAAGAAGCCGGGCCTCAGCCCCGCCGCCCCACTCACCCGCCGGCCGCCACGGGCCCGGCGCACAGCGGCCCCCGCGCCGCTTCCgcacagccgccgccgccgccccgcgggggcACGCCCGGCCCtagcgccgccgcgccgccggggctgggaggggcgcGCAGCTGCCGCGGCCCTTCCCACCGCTCGTCGCGTCACGGGAAACGCGGGCGAGCATCCTCTCGGCGGGGGCGGGTTTGGCTCCCAGCGGCCTCCCCCTtgcctggggctgcgggaggaaAACTGCGCTCCCAGGTCCTGCGGCAGGCTCCAAAATGAGAGGGGCTCTCTGGCAGGGGTAACGCCAGTCTGCTCTTCTGCTGAGCGGCAGCAGCAAGCTTATCGATACagtctatattttcttttttaccgTTTTTTACCGTTAAGTGTTGTATTTCAAAGTTTTACAATCACCGGTTAGGAACACCACTAAACTCACGTTTTTCTTTATACACTCACTTTCATATTCATGAGAATTGAGGCGCGTTTGCTGAATGGATGTCTACACACCCAGGTAATCGTCCTTCACAGGAACTTTGTTCAAAGTTTATTTTACAAGTGAAGATCTAGAGGTCCAATCGCAGAAGTAAATTAGACTTCTAGATGCTAGTTTGACTGCAATGCTAATGCACACTGCACCAGATTGGTTCACACAGAGACTATTTTTACCACATGAgcgtatatctatatatacacacatttacaATTATTTATATCAGTCTCTGTTCCcttactgcatttctttttgacTACAGTCCAAAGAAAattgagtgattttttttaaagtactgtaaagatgtattttttcactgtgcaacacagtgacattttcttaaagattttGTTCTTGTTCCAGTTTGATACAAGCTGCAAGTCCAGTTTAAATGACATTTGAGCTACCAAAACCAAATAATTAACTTCTTAATTTTTCCAGCCTatttcaataaagaaaataatagtcTCCCATTGTTTCCTCTCCCATATTATCCAGATTTCTCCAGAGGACAATTATTACTGTGCTGACACATAtatagctctggttttgtttgctttagaaCTATCCTAATCAGATTTCTTATGGGACAG from Calonectris borealis chromosome 16, bCalBor7.hap1.2, whole genome shotgun sequence encodes:
- the BFAR gene encoding bifunctional apoptosis regulator codes for the protein MEEDETLQGETERAKVETRATPEIGRQVSVSEFLCHCCYDILVNPTTLNCGHSFCRHCLALWWVSSKKNECPECREKWEGFPKVNILLRDVIEKLFSDAIEQRKEDIQQNSDVARSLATFQKYGNDQTPTVLNTGRINPRGGGFFSGVLTALTCVAVVLLGYHWSSREFEEDLLVHKPVAKWTAEEVILWLEQLGPWASHYKERFLLEKVNGRLLLTLTEEDFTKEPYSIENNNHRKAILAELECVKTLGVKPPQNLWEYKAVNPGKSLFLLYALKSSPRLSMLYLYLFDYAEAFLPFIHTICPTQEDKYEDIVTKLLDLKDPSWKQWREFIVKYLFLPYQLIAEFAWDWLDMHYWTSRFIIVNAMLLSVLELLSFWRLWSRRELKTIPHRMWRHFWKVSTQGLFVAIFWPFIPQFVCNCLFYWALYFNPIINIDLVVKEVRRLETQVQ